One region of Micromonospora ureilytica genomic DNA includes:
- a CDS encoding coenzyme F420-0:L-glutamate ligase: MRLEILPVLGIGHVTEGDDLAAVIATAAPWLRNGDVLVVTSKIVSKAEGRLVDVPADGPERLAARDEVLAGETARVVASRGATRIVQTHHGFVMASAGIDASNVDKTQLVLLPVDPDASARALRDALRERYDLDLAVIISDTMGRPWRNGLTDVALGVAGMPAIRDHRGEVDPYGNELQLTQMAVVDELAGAGELIKGKCDQVPVAVVRGYLPATSPDDAGGARALIRDAAQDLFSLGTAEARAAGLADAATLADGPGPTPADLTVVRRAIDAVAGVVAPGTVFTLVDEAEVRAGLVAEMPGWPDGADLLLGSAPTPVEPMGLVRFGADLHRLRAALAAEGVGSTLLPPPPGSPASAALAL, from the coding sequence GTGAGGCTGGAGATTCTGCCGGTGCTCGGCATCGGTCACGTGACCGAGGGTGACGATCTGGCCGCGGTGATCGCGACCGCCGCGCCGTGGCTGCGCAATGGCGACGTGCTGGTGGTGACCAGCAAGATCGTTTCCAAGGCGGAGGGGCGGCTTGTCGACGTGCCGGCGGACGGGCCGGAACGGCTGGCCGCACGGGACGAGGTCCTGGCCGGCGAGACCGCCCGGGTGGTCGCCAGCCGGGGGGCGACCCGGATCGTGCAGACCCATCACGGCTTCGTGATGGCCTCGGCGGGGATCGACGCGTCGAACGTGGACAAGACCCAACTGGTGCTGCTGCCGGTCGACCCGGACGCTTCGGCGCGGGCTCTGCGCGACGCGCTGCGGGAGCGCTACGACCTGGACCTGGCCGTGATCATCAGCGACACGATGGGCCGGCCCTGGCGCAACGGGCTCACCGACGTGGCGCTCGGCGTGGCCGGGATGCCGGCCATTCGGGACCACCGGGGCGAGGTCGACCCGTACGGCAACGAGTTGCAGTTGACCCAGATGGCAGTGGTGGACGAGCTGGCGGGTGCCGGTGAGCTGATCAAGGGCAAGTGCGATCAGGTCCCCGTGGCGGTGGTGCGGGGTTACCTGCCCGCCACCAGCCCGGACGACGCCGGTGGCGCGCGGGCGCTGATCCGCGACGCGGCACAGGACCTGTTCTCGCTCGGTACCGCCGAGGCGCGCGCCGCCGGGCTGGCCGACGCCGCAACCCTGGCCGATGGTCCCGGTCCGACGCCGGCCGACCTGACCGTGGTACGCCGGGCGATCGACGCGGTCGCCGGGGTGGTCGCCCCCGGCACGGTCTTCACTCTTGTCGACGAGGCCGAGGTACGCGCCGGTCTGGTCGCCGAGATGCCCGGGTGGCCGGACGGGGCCGACCTGCTGCTCGGTTCGGCCCCGACGCCCGTCGAGCCGATGGGTCTGGTCCGTTTCGGCGCCGACCTGCACCGACTGCGCGCCGCCCTGGCCGCCGAGGGCGTCGGGTCGACTCTGTTGCCGCCACCGCCCGGCAGCCCGGCGAGCGCGGCGCTCGCGCTGTAG